The following are encoded in a window of Poecile atricapillus isolate bPoeAtr1 chromosome 3, bPoeAtr1.hap1, whole genome shotgun sequence genomic DNA:
- the LOC131577480 gene encoding gallinacin-2: protein MKILYLLFSLLFLVLQASPGLSSPRREMIFCRGGSCHFGGCPFHLVKVGSCFGFRSCCKPPWNLRNVDEPFIEEQ, encoded by the exons ATGAAGATCCTTTACCTgctcttttccctcctcttcttGGTGCTCCAGGCTTCTCCAG GTTTGTCTTCGCCCCGGAGGGAAATGATATTCTGTAGAGGAGGGAGCTGTCACTTTGGAGGATGTCCCTTCCACCTGGTTAAAGTTGGGAGTTGCTTTGGGTTCCGCTCCTGCTGCAAACC GCCATGGAACTTAAGAAATGTTGATGAGCCATTCATTGAAGAGCAATGA